Genomic segment of Panicum virgatum strain AP13 chromosome 9N, P.virgatum_v5, whole genome shotgun sequence:
ATTTATTCAGTGGTCTAAGGAGTCTCATATCCCTTCACAGGTCTACAAAGAAGGAAGCTCTTATAGTCCCATCTTGTGATCCAAGGGAAAAGGGGGTAGAAAGAACGGCATTAGATGGCTGGCCGAAGAAAAGTAAGTCTCATTAGCTCTAGCTCAGGTCCATGCCATCTCCAACCTGGCTGGGGATTGGAGACACAGCAGAGTAGGACCTCTCGAAAGGGGAAGGGTGCAGCTGCGCACCACGCCTGCGCTTAAAGGAGCAACCTTCATTGCTGTCAACTTCATGCTTCCTGCGGATACCCCTCACTGCCTGCTGCTCGAGTGGAGAGAGCGGGAACAACTGCCCACTCACCCGACAGAGCGAGTTGTGGTTATCATAGAGGATCCTCTGGTTACAGTTTTTGTCGCAGATGTGAGTGGTTCCAGTCAGTTTGCAACGAAACATGTTTCCAAAAACGTGCTCATTCTGGCACCTCTTGTCACACTTGTGACTAGGGTTTGACCCTTCTGTGTTAAGAATGGCAGACAAGAAAATCACATTGCTGGGCTCAGCAATCACAGATTTGCCAAATACCTCCATTGCACTGCTGCAAAAATTTCCCTCACAGACCCCTTTCGGTTTCTGAGgtcagaagtttctgcaacccAAAACAAAAAATGGTTCAGAGTTCTATTTTGGAGCTACTGCAAATGACCAAAATGTGCTATTTCTTGATGCTACTGCTGAGGCAACTCATCAGTAATAAATTAAAGCAATTGGGAATTGTATTGTCAGGAGGTGAGATAATCTCGCCTAATTAGCAATAAATTAGAGCAAAATGCAGATTCGTGACATTTTCGCCCAATTCCTGCATCATAGATCTAGTGTTCACTCGTGTGCCTGACAATAATAAAACCTGAATTTCATCGAATTTTGGCCAAATCTTAAGAGTTTCATGTCACCAAACCGAATCTGAGCTACAGATGCAGTACAGCTGGCACTGAACCTTAACGAATATAAAATTCGCCAAGTAGAAATATAAAATCTCGCAgatacaaacaaaaaaaataagacCCCAACAATTCAGCATCCATCCCTTTCAACCGGTAGGCAAACCAGAAATCTTCTTCTTTACCAAATATTAAACAAAGGTGAACCAAAAACCTAGCTGCCCCACTCCTCCTCTGCCTTTACCACTGCAATTTTATCAGATCTGAACGGTAAAAAAACTGCAACCACCTCATcagccgcaataaatcctcataTGACAGCGTCTCGCGCCACAATCCACATGCAACGCAACCAGAACATATTAACAACAGCTAATCCAAAAATCTAAACGGACCCTCTTCTTTCCTCGAAACCCCAAAAGAGAATTCTCGGGCAAAAGCTCGCCTAAAGAGTGGATGAAGGGGATTTACCGGCAAGTTCAGAGGCTCAAGCCGAGGCAGGGAAGGGTGGAGAGAAACAGCAGGGGACGACGCGGAAGAGGGCttcgccctctctctctctctctctctctctctctctctctctctctctctccgcccCGTGGAACAGGAACCTCGCAGTCAGCAGCAACAGCCGGACCGGGAGGAGGGTGGGAGGGAGAGGGCCCCGATTTATAGGATCTGCGGCCTTCATCAAATGACCAAAATACCCACACCAATGGACCAGAGCTTGAGACGTCGACACGAAGCTCGCGCAGTCGCGCGTGCTCGCGTCCTCGACGTCCCTCAGTGGCTGGCTTCCTGTCCGGCGGCTCAGATCGGCTAGGCTCACCGCTCAACCTGTGGGCCGGCCCCCCGTTGTACCGCAGTATGAAGTCAAACAACGAGCAGTTTGTTCGTCATTTCGTGGGGTTTCGAGGAACGTTATACGGGACCCAGGACCAACTTGCAGAATCCGTATAACAATTTAAGCAAGGGATCATTCTACCGGGCCATCTATCCCAGATATTCTTTGGTCACATGAGGTAACTAGCAATCGCCGAAACACGTTGCATGTGGTATCACATGATGTTTTCCGCCCCGCGACATACATAATATCTAATTATTGCTTACTTTAACTTTGTGTCGAAACTAAGTTTGACTAAGTTTACGGATAATTTAATAATCAACACCAAAGCAAAGTACACACAGTTAAAACATATTTCATGATGGATGCAACTAAACTAATTCAATATTGAAGAGTGTTTTCATTTTTGTAAATTTAGTTATTAGAATTAGACAAGTTTGACCTAGAACAGAGCAAAGTTGAACAATAATTTGCAATGGAGGGAGCCAGCTCAATGATGTACCATCTTGATTTTCAAAAATGGATAAATATTTAATTAGTCTGCAATAACCGTACCTAGAGCATGAACCATCTGCTACTTATTTTGCTTtaacttcttctttttttttaaatttgaaaggCCTCAAAGTATGCAAGTTCAGTCTATCCATATACGCAACATATAATGCCCAAAAGGATTAGAAGCTAAAGGCATACATCCTCCATCCACAAATAATGCAAgcattttataatttttaggATATGTTAGTGAGAtgatcgcaaaaaaaaaagatcggtTAATGAGAAAGAGAAATGGCTATGGGTCCTCTTAATCAATCACAAATATTTCGGAGATGCATTAACATCTAATTAAATTAATGATGAGGGTGGATTATGCTAGAAATGCTGACATTATCCATGGATAAATTTGGAATGTTTGAAATGCTTATATTTATGGATGGATGGAGTACATAATttgttttatatatatatatatatatgaccggTCTATTTAGCATCCCGGTGTTGAATAATATACACCAACGGCGGCGCTCTCGCCGGAGCTCAGACAGCTCTGAGTAGTAAAAGCTGTGAGTACTTTACTGTCTGTCCATTTTAAATTAATGCTCCTTTGACCAAACAGTTGTCCGTGTCTACTGAGTTAATGCTTGCTCTGCAACCCCGCGGTGATTTTGGCGTGATTTCAGTTGGCCGGTTGGCCAGTCGTTGTGCGCTGCAGCGCAGTTGTGGTGCCTCCGGCGTTCTAAATATTACAGTTTTTGGTGTGGGTGGGAGTAAAAAGCCTTCCGTGGCAGCTTCCTGGCagccttgtttggtttgaatGGGGAGTAAAAGATTTACTACTACACGCATCTAATGTACATCTGTACACgagtctttttttttacttccaAGCATGAGTTAGGTTGAAGTTTTTAttaattatggatgaagcaatgAGTTCGGTTTAGAGGTGTAAAATGCTGAACATTTGGGAAGTAAAAATAGTGAGCAACATTGTTTGATTTGGTTGGGAAGTAAAAATTTTACAGCAACGATACAGGCATGATTTTGCCAGTTAATGCTGTAGCTCTAAGAGGATCGAACCTACGACTCTTGCATAAATACAACCGCAGCAAATAGATTAAAAAATCAAGAATCAGACTTGTGGTATATTTAAAAAAGTGACGTGTTCATGTTTCAAAATATTTAAATACCATGTTACATGAGCTGATCACGTATCACACAAAAGTCATAGAAGCAATGCCACAACATTCGCCAGTCGCCACCATGTGGTCATGCTATCCCACAAGCTCATTGTTCGACAAATTCCGATGTAGCATTGCTCCCAAGAGTGTCTCTGTGACAGTCCTATGCCTCTCCTCACCACCTGCATTACCAAGAAATATTTATTGTAGTGTCTAAATTGTTGAATATGAAAATTGTAAAAATACTACTCTAACTCATGAAGCAAATACTACTCTAAATTGTGAAATTACTGCTTGAATACGAACAAAAATACTACTTTGAATTATGAAAAGATACTACATAAATTGTTTAAAACTGAGAGGAGTAATTAATATTAAAGAAGTAATTACCATATTAGGATGAGTAATATTCAAAGAATTAATCATCCCGTGCATGCATCTTCCCCTGAATCTTTCTAGCTTGGGGCTTATCTAATAGAAACACATACTACTCTAAATTGTGAAATTAATGTctgaatataaataaaaatactaCTCTAAATACAAAAAATACTACATAAAATTCTTTAAAATTAAGAGGCCTAATATTCAAAGAAGTAATCGCCCATGCATGCAACTGCCCCCGAATCCTTGAAGCTTGGGGTTTATCTAATAGAAGCTCATACTACTCTAAATTGTGAAATTACTGCCTGGATATGAATAAAAATACTACTCTAAATACAAAATACTAACAAGTGAGGTTGGGTGGCTACCGTAAAAAAGTATGAGTGGCTGTCGTAAAAAATACTAATAAGCGAGGTTGAAGCACATATGATGTTGAAGTAAAAAAGTATGAGTGGCTGGCGTAAAAAATACTAACAAGTGCCACTGCCATGGAATTGGGTTCGTTGTGTATTTGTGATTCCTAATCCTTTATTTGGCAGACTCATGTATGTGGCTTGCATCTAGGAGGCATCAGTTCAACGAAATTAAGATGATCAAATGTGGTTGCCTGTCTTACCTGTTGTATCCACAAAATGTGGCTTCCGCGGCCGCTGACTGTCGCTGTCGGATTTGTGCTAGCGAAATCGATTGGGCGGCGAATAGTGGAGAGAATCTCGTGGCTTCCCGGTGCGTTGGTGGAGACAGCCGGCGATGTAGACAGCAACTGTGGGTAGTGGGCACTTAACCCGGCGATGGCCCCCAAGCGGTTCCGCCGGGGGGAGGGGGCGCATGCACGCGCAACTAGCAGGGGCGGCCATGTGGTGGCCACCAGGGGGCACCGCCAGCAGGGGGCGCTGCCAGCAAGCCCGATGACCAGGGGGATGGCGGCATAGGGCACGCAGGCCTCCAATCCGGGTGTGTTGCAGGGGGTGGGGAATCCGTGGAGAAAGCCGTATGGGTGGGGTGAGTGAGCACGCCAGCGGCGGGGTGAGATTT
This window contains:
- the LOC120688453 gene encoding uncharacterized protein LOC120688453, which gives rise to MEVFGKSVIAEPSNVIFLSAILNTEGSNPSHKCDKRCQNEHVFGNMFRCKLTGTTHICDKNCNQRILYDNHNSLCRVSGQLFPLSPLEQQAVRGIRRKHEVDSNEGCSFKRRRGAQLHPSPFERSYSAVSPIPSQVGDGMDLS